The Periplaneta americana isolate PAMFEO1 chromosome 9, P.americana_PAMFEO1_priV1, whole genome shotgun sequence genome contains a region encoding:
- the LOC138705846 gene encoding uncharacterized protein, with amino-acid sequence MKKRRTVQYPNLRSAIRPIPHSDSLPVPTPSENCVCEVENEDSVEQEDQPNKRSTSHDPDFEEKDDKSQRLSQVKLSDLIRDLDLSKKKAEILGSRPGLQNSCGAVTDEHGERFHQDISVMQRRYHSRWNETMLADYCWSLCRNAPELTRGKLKADNLMKPPHDSLQTQPSARPQSGLTTAKQPTLNAH; translated from the exons atgaagaaaagaagaacagTTCAATACCCGAATCTTCGATCTGCTATTCGACCTATTCCACATTCAGATAGTTTACCAGTTCCTACTCCATCCGAAAATTGTGTGtgtgaagtagaaaatgaagacagtgtggaacaagaagaCCAACCCAACAAGCGTTCCACATCCCATGACCCCGATTTTGAGGAAAAAGATGATAAATCACAAAGACTGAGTCAAGTGAAATTgagtgatctcattagagaccttgacctgtcaaagaagaaggcagaaattctagggtctagaccaggcctgcagaactc TTGTGGAGCTGTCACTGATGAACACGGAGAAAGATTCCATCAGGATATTTCTGTTATGCAACGAAGATATCACAGCcgttggaatgaaacaatgcttgcggattactgtTGGTCTTTGTGTAGGAATGCTCCAGAACtcacaagaggcaagctaaaagcCGACAATCTCATGAAGCCAccacatgattctcttcagacccaaccatctgccag